The sequence GAGGGCCGGGGCCACCGCCAGGACGAGCAGCGCCACGCGCCGCCGCCAATTCACGGGTGCGCCCCGGTCTGCCCGGAGAGGGCCAGGCTCACCCGGAAGGCCTCGGAGCTCCGCCCGGGCGGGCTGTGCCGGCTGCGGGAGACGGCCACGACGCTCGCGCAAAACAACGACCACCAGGGCTTGTGGGAAATCAGCACGATGGGTGTCCCATGGTCGTGCGCCACCCGGGTGATGGCGGCCACCAACGCAATCGCCGTCTCGCGCGTCAGGCCCCAATCGGGTTCGTCCAGGATCAGGGCACCGGGCGTGCGGCCCAGGCGTGCGGCCGCCAGCAGAGCCTTGGTTTCCAGCAGCGACCGGAAGGGAGCCTGGTCCTGGAATGCGCCGGCGGGCAGCGCCACCCCCCGGGCGCTGCAATACCGCCGGCAGAGCTGTCCGATGCGCCCGAAAAGAGACAGGGTGCGCGCCGGCTGCCCGTCGGCGGCCGCCAACACGGGAAAGGGGCGCAGCAGGGTCTGGTTGAGCACATCCTGAAAAAGCAAACGCCCGTTTTCCGGCCCGCGGCCCCGGTCCAGGCTGGCGGTTCCGTGGCAGGCCACCGCCCGGGCCAGCACCCGGGCGACCAGGCTTTTGCCCTGACCGTTGGCACCCACCAGCAGGCACGGTGAATCCAGCCGGGCGCTGAAATCGTCGACGCCCGCCACCGCGGGCCGGGCCTTGAGGGTGTTCAAAACGGTCCCCAGTGAAATGCGGACGCCTGCCAGCTGAAGCTCAAACGGCAGCCTGACCGGCCGCAGGGCTTTCGGCAGGGCGGCGGGTTCCACCGCCTCGCGGCTGTCCTCGCCCTCCAAGGCCAGCAGCGCGACGGGTATCGCGCGTTCCTGGCAGTGGTTCACCAGATCGGTCAACAGGCCCGTGCTTTCGTGGGACAGCCAGCAGAAGGGGCTTGCGATCGTCAGGCCGGTCGCCTGCCTGGCGGCCATGAAGACCTTGGCACAGCAGAGCTTGAGGGTTTCACCGCCCGAAAGGGTCCGCAGCGGCTGGTCAAGGGCGTCCAAAATGTGGAATTGGCGGGCCGTTGCCTCGATGTCGGGCGCATCCCCGCGGTCCCGGCTGGACCCCAGCTGGAGGTGTGCGGCGCGCAGGACCTGGCGCGGGGTCCCGAAGGCCAGGCACTCCCGGGGGTTGCTGCCGATCGCCAGGTGACGGCTGTCGGCGCGGGTTGACAGGTCGGCGCCGCGGATCCGGCCGAAGTCTCGCCAGAAAACCTGCGGCCCGGCATGCTTGGGCGGCACCAGGGCCGCGATTTGCCGGGCGAAGGCCGCTTCGCGGGCCTCGTAGCTGGCGAAATAGCGGGTATATTTGCGGAGGCCCCAAGGGCGGTCGGTTTGCGGCCCGAGGGCTTGGGCGCTGAAGGTCATCTGCGTGGTTCTCCCGCTCGGGCCGCGCCGTTTGGTGCCGGTCGAGCATCGCTGGTGCACCA is a genomic window of Desulfobacteraceae bacterium containing:
- a CDS encoding ABC transporter ATP-binding protein, producing the protein MTFSAQALGPQTDRPWGLRKYTRYFASYEAREAAFARQIAALVPPKHAGPQVFWRDFGRIRGADLSTRADSRHLAIGSNPRECLAFGTPRQVLRAAHLQLGSSRDRGDAPDIEATARQFHILDALDQPLRTLSGGETLKLCCAKVFMAARQATGLTIASPFCWLSHESTGLLTDLVNHCQERAIPVALLALEGEDSREAVEPAALPKALRPVRLPFELQLAGVRISLGTVLNTLKARPAVAGVDDFSARLDSPCLLVGANGQGKSLVARVLARAVACHGTASLDRGRGPENGRLLFQDVLNQTLLRPFPVLAAADGQPARTLSLFGRIGQLCRRYCSARGVALPAGAFQDQAPFRSLLETKALLAAARLGRTPGALILDEPDWGLTRETAIALVAAITRVAHDHGTPIVLISHKPWWSLFCASVVAVSRSRHSPPGRSSEAFRVSLALSGQTGAHP